The segment CGTGCAGGCGCGAATGCTCTCGACGAGCTCCTGGAGGTCGCTCACGAGAGGAGTTGGAGTAAAATGGCGGCGTCGGCGAGGAACGCTTCCGGAGAGTCGGCGGCGACAAACTCCATCAGCGCAAACCGGTCGCCCGGCAGGGTGTTCACCAGCACCAGATACGACTTCCATTCCGATGCGCCGTCGGCCAGCGGCAGGCGCGAGAAATCTTTCGCCCATTGGAAAACGTGGAGATTGCTAACGCGCGGCAGCAGTTTTTCCAATCCCTCGCGCCGATAGTCCACGTCGAAAAGCGTCTTCGGCTGCCAGATGATCGAGACTCCGGGCACGGCGTCGAGCAGGCGCAGCGCGGCCTCATTGCCATCGGTGAGCGTGCCGTCGTGAAACTCCAGCGCGATGGAAACATCGTTCTCCGCGCCCAGAGCGACGCAGGTTTTCAGGTCGTCCACAATCGACGCGACGAGTTCCGGCGACGCTTCAACGGAAGGCACGTTACCCGCCCAGACACGGATCGTTTTTGCGCCCAGAGCGACGGCGCTGCGCAGGGTCGCGTCGAAGCTCACATCCGTGCCCGCCGCGCGATAATACGAGCCGTAGGAGGACACTTGGAGTCCGGCGGCGGCGGTGAGATCGCGCACGCGTTTCGCCGCGTCCTCGTCGCCATGCGGCACGTGAATGTCCCCTCCCCACTCGATGGCGCGCAGGCCGGCGGCAGAGCCGAGTTCGATTATTTTCTGCGGTTCAAACTGGCGAAAAGTAACAGAGCAGAGGCCGGGCAGAATCATGGATGGATCATGGGCTTTTCTGACGCCGGGCGCAACGAGGTTCGACCGCCCCGTCGTCTTCGCGTCGCATCGAAAATCTCATCGCAGCCATCGACCTTGAGCTGGTGCACGATCTTCAGCAGCTCGCCGAGGCGTCCTTTCGGAAAGCCTTTTTTCGCAAACCACTCGAGGTATTCCACGGGGAGATCGTAGAGCGGCACGCCCACGGGCGGGAAAAATTTCGGGCCAAATTTCCCGAACGGCATGCGCCCCCCGATGATCTCGGAAAGATCTTCGCGAATCCAGTCGGCGATGTTTTCTTCGAGCGACATTCGAGTTCAATCCTAATGGGTTTTGCCGCAAAGTAACGCGATGTTTCCCCGGATATTTCGTTCGCTCGGATGGATGTTAGTCGCGCTCGCGGCGCTCTTCGCCGTCGGCCTGCTGGCGCTGCATCGCGGCGAAACGATCAACGCCGTCTGGCTCGTCGTCGCCGGCGTTTGCACGATGATGATCGCCTACCGTTTCCACAGCAAATGGCTCGCCGTGAAAGTGCTCGAAGTCGATGAACACCGCGCGCCGCCAGCGGTGCGTTTGCGCGATGGGAAAGACTTCGTGCCCACGCATCGCTGGATGGTTTTCGGCCACCACTTCGCGGCGATTGCCGGTCCGGGTCCGCTCGTGGGTATCACTTCGCGATCATGTTCGAGGCGTTGTTCATTCTAACCACGATTGACGCCGGAACGCGCCGTACTAGCGTTTTGCCTTGGCACCACGCTGCTCATCAAAATGGGGAAGACGCGTTATCTCTGGGTGACGTTAGTACCGCTCGTTTTCATGGTCGCGGTGACGTTCGCCGCAGGCTGGGAGAAATTGTTTTCGCCTGATCCGCGAATCGGATTTCTGGCGGGCGCAAATCTGAATCTGCAAAAGATCGGCGACTTGAAAGCGGCGACCGTCGCCTTGAATTATCGGATCGACGCCGTGGTCACCGCCGGGTTTTTGCTGGCGACTTTGATCGTAATCACCGGCTGCGCGTGGACTTGGATTCGACTCCTCACCGGCGGCCTGCATTCGCCGATGAACGAGAGCCCGTCCGTGCGGCTCAGCGCTCTGGCGGAGTAGCGATGCAGCGGCTGGCGACGTTCAGCAAATCCGTGGGATCGACCGGTTTCGAGAGGAAAACATTAAAGCCACAAGCGAGTGCTCGGTCGCGATCTTCGGGCCGCGCAAAGGCCGTGAGCGCTATCGCCGGGATCGCTCCATTTTTGGTCGCAGGCCAGCGACGCAGCTTCTCAATGAGCGCGAAACCGTCCATCTCCGGCATGCCGATGTCGCTGATGATAAGGTCGAAACTCCGCTTCTCGAGTTCGGCCAGCGCCTCCGCTCCCGAGCCGGTCGCGTGAACCGTGGCACCTTCTTTTTTTAGAACTTGCGTGAGCAGCGCCAGCGAGTCGGCGTCGTTTTCCACCAGCAAAACGCGCGTCCGATCCAGACCCGCCCACGGCCTTGGCAGGGCTGCTACCGGTTCGACGAGTGGACTGGAAGCCAGCTCGGACATGGAGGTGCGGCTGGTTTCTTCCGAGGCGGCGGGCAGGCGCAGGCGGAAGGTGGAGCCGAGGCCGTCGCCAGCGCTTTCCGCCGAGACGCTGCCGCCGTGGATTTCGGCGAGATTTTTGACAATCGCCAAGCCGAGTCCGAGTCCACCGTGTTTGCGGGTGATGGACGAATCGGCCTGCCGGAAACGGTCGAAAACGTGCGGCAAAAACTCGGGCGAGATTCCAGCTCCGGAGTCGGTGACGCTGATTTCCACACTGTCCCCGGCGTTCTCCAGGCGGATCTCGACGCGGCCATCGACGGGCGTGAATTTGATCGCGTTGGTGAGCAAGTTCCAGATGATTTGCTGGAGACGCGACGGGTCGCCCATCACGAGGTGGGCGTTGGCGTCGAGGTGCGCTTCGAAGGTAATGTTCTTTGGCTGCGCGGACAATCGGACCGAGTCGAGTGCGGCCTGGATCACGTCGCGCAAATGGATGCGCTGAACGACGAGGCCGATCTTGCCGGTGATGATTTTGTTCATGTCGAGCAAGTCGTCCACGAGCTGGCTTTGCACGCGGGTGTTGCGCTCGATAACGGCGAGTCCCTGCTGGCGCTGCTCCTCGTCGGTCTCGTTTTTTAGCAAATGCGTCCAGCCGAGAATGGCGTTGAGCGGCGTGCGCAACTCATGCGAAAGCGTGGCGAGAAATTCGTCTTTCATGAGCCCGGCGCGCTCGGCCTCGGAGCGGGCGTGGCGTTCTCCGGCGAGAAGGCGCTCGCGTTCGTGCTCGATAAGTTTCCGCTCGGTAATGTCCTGCACGGTGCCGAGCATGACGGTGACTTTCCCATCGGAATCGTACTCGGCCCGGCCCCGGGCGGAGACCCAGGCCTCGCGTCCGCCGTCGTGGAGAACGCGATACTCAATGTCGTAATCGCCGTGCTGCTCGACGGCAGTTTGCACAGCGAGAACGGCGCGCTCGCGATCGTCGGGATGCAGCTTGGTGAGAATATTCGCCCACGTCTCGATCTTGCCCGGCGGCAGGCCAAAGATTTCGCAGCCGCGCTCCGAAAACACCGTAAGATCGGTCGCCGGATTCCAGCTCCAGTCGCCGAGGCGCGAGTGCTCCATGGCGAGTTTGAGCTGGGTCGTGGAAGCTTGGAGCGCGGTGGCGGCGCGTTTGCGTTCCTCGATTTCGCGCTTCAACTGGTTGTTTAGCAGGGCCGCTCCCGGCAATGCCAGCGCGTGGGGCAGCGAGCGCAAAATGAGGATGACAGTGGACCACGAGGCGAGCGCGGTGATGAATTTTACCAAGGCCGACAGGCGATACCACGGATGCCAGAAGATCGTGGCGTCGATGAGATGCGTGAGCCCGCAGGAAAGGATGAACGCGGCGAAAAACCAGTAGAGCGTCGGGAAAACGATTTTTTGCCGCCGGACAAAAATGAAGAAAACGATAGCCAGCGGGATCGCCACGTAGGCCGCGAAAATGGCGAGATCGGAAAGTATGTAAAGCCAGCCGAGGAAGTCGGACCAGTTTCCGCAATGCCAGCGGGCTGGAAAGTCAGTCGTATCGAACAGCTTACGAAAAAATTCTTCCATGGGGGAGTCAGGGTCGAATGGACCAGGTCTGGCTCCAATCGACTGACACCTAACTCTGGAAGCTAGATTCGTCTAGTTTTTTGCAAGAAATGTAAAGTGAGCCCGGTTCAATCCGCATCGTCCGCCGACTCGACTTCCCGCTCCTCGCTCGCCAGATCATCCTCGGCGACGAGACGGCGCTCGTGCTCGGCTTCCTCGACGCCTTCCTGCACGAGAATCTCCGAAAAACTACTCTCGTTCTCCAGTGGCGTCCGGGGAACCGCCGTCCCGCTGCTCGTGGGCGGTTCGTCCCAGGCTGCGAGATCGACCAGCGCCGGATCGACGACTTCGGGCTCGATGCTCGGGTGCCAGGTGCCGCCGAGTTCCTGAGTAGCGGTTTGCAGGTCGATCTCGTTCCAAGTGCCGCGTCCGTCCATGCGGGCGAGTTCCCCGGCGCGGGTTTCGATGGTTTCGCGGCTGATTTCTCCCGCGCCGGCACCGCGCACTTCGAAGCGGTCGAGATGAGGTTGCTCGTTGTCCATGCGCTAGCTATTGGTGGTGATGCGATCGTTCTTTTCGACGTTGTGCATGTAGGTCGTGGAAATGTCCTCAGCGCCGTCGTTCTTGAACAACTCCTTCGCACGCTCCAGCTCCTTGTCGTCGTGCGCGTGGACGGAGATGAGGTAGTGGCCATTCTTTAATTTCTCCTCGTAGAGACGCGCCTCAAACTCCGGGATGCCCGCCCCGACGAGTCCGCCGACGATGCCGCCGGTGGCCGCGCCGATGCCGAGTCCGCTGAGCGCTCCCATGATCGGACCGGCGGCGATGAATGGGCCTACGCCGGGAATGGCGAGCGCGCCAATGCCGGCAAGCAGACCGAGAACCCCGCCGATCACGCCACCTGTGGAGGCTCCGGTGGCGATGCCCTCGGGGGCTTTGGTTTCCTTGACGTGACCGAAGTCGTGCCGGCCCTCGGTGTCGGGCGCGAGGATGGAGATGTCGCTCGTGGGAAATCCGCTTTCCTGGAGATCGATGACGATGGTGTTGGCCTGGTCGAAGTTTTTGGCGATGCCGAATACTGCCTTGTTCATAATGTTAGTTTTTCTAGTTGGATTGGAGTTGGGGTTGAATGGAGTTAGTCCTTTTTGACTTCGAGTTCGTTCTTCAGTTCCTTGATGCCTTGAACGCCCTTGGCGGTGGCGGCGATTTTGTTTTTCTCGTCCTCGGAATTGACCGTGCCGCGCAGGGTCACCGCGCCCTGAATGGTGATGACTTTGATGTTCTTGGCGTTCATGGAAAGGGCGTCGTCCTTCACGAGCGAGCGGCGAATGGCGGCGGTGAGCTGGATGTCCTCGGGCGTATTCGACTGGTCCTCGGGCGTGAGCGTTTCGCCGGATTTGTCGCGCTGGTTTTGCGCGGTGTTGTCCTTGTCCTTAGGGGCGTCCGGCTGGTCCTCGGCGGATTTATCCGCGCTGGAAACGCCGGGCGCGGTGGTATCGCTATTGGTGGTGGGAACGGCTTTGTTGGTGTTGTCCTCGGCGTAAACGACGCCTACCAGAGACAGGGCCACCAGAGTGCTCAAGAGAGTTTTCATGGGTGATGTGGGGTTGGGCAAACGAACGTCGCTCGCCTGCCTAGGTAACGATGTCTCCGCGCGATCCGGTTGTATGAGCGCGAATTTTTTAATGGTTAGAAGCGGCTGCGGATTTTTTCTGCGACTTAATGGATTTCCTGCTGGCTATAAATAAGCACTGGCGTCATGCTCCTCGGCGTCTGGAACCAAGCTTCCTGATTTTGTCCCGTTTTCTTATGACTCTGCACCCCATCAGCCGTCGCTGTTAGATCAGCATGAAAGTCATCCCCCAACTTCTCCGGGCCCTCCTCGTCGCCGAGTCCAACGAGGATGCGACACCCTTGATTGAGGCTTTAAAGCGCGGCGGTTATGAGCCGGATTGGGAGCGGGTCGAGACCGAGACCGCCCTGCGCAAGGCGCTGGTCTCGAAGGAATGGGACGTGGTTTTTTGCGATTACTCCATGCCGGACTTGGACGCGCGGCGGACGTTGCGCATCCTTCGCGAGACGGGCGACACGCTCACGGCGATTGTCGTTTCGGGCCAGGCGGGCGAGGAAGTCGCGGTCGAGGCGATGCGGCTGGGCGCGAATGATTTCGTTCTCAAAAACAACATCGAACGCATCGTCCCGGCCATTGAACGCGAACTCGCTGCGTCGATCCTTCGCCGCGAACGCCAGGCCGCCACTATCGCGCTACGCGAAAGCGAGGAGCGCCACCGGGTGCTCTTCGACCGGAGCCCGCTGCCGATGTGGGTCTATGATCCGAAGACGCTGAATTATCTGGCCGTGAACGAAATGGCCGTGCGCGAATACGGGTACACCCGCGAAGAATATCTCGCGATGAGCCTGCGGGATTTGCGCCTGCCCGAGGACGTGGCCGAGCTGTTGCAGTCGTTTTCCTCCATGAAAAACGACTCGGATTATCTGCCCCAGGCCACGCGCCGCCATCGCAAAAAAGACGGCACCATCATCATCGTGGAAATCGCCGACCAGGCGATCACCTTCAATGGCGTCACCGCCCGCGTCGTGCAGGCGGCGGACATCACCGAGGCACGCCGGGCCGCCGACCAGATCCGGGAGCAGGCCGCCCTGCTCGACCACGCGCAGGACGCCATCGTCGTGCAGAATCTCGAGGGCGATATCACGTATTGGAACAAAAGCGCCGAGCGCGTCTTCGGCTGGACAGCGGAGGAGGCTCTGGGCCGCAAAGCCCCGGAATTGCTCTACGAGAATCCAGTCATTTACCACGAGGCCTTCGACGCCACGCTGCTGGACGGCGACTGGGTTGGCGAAGTACGCAAGCTCACCAAGACCGGCGGTCAGGTGCTCGTCGCAGCCCGTTGGACTCTCCTGCGCAACGACTCGGGCGAGCCGCAGGCCGTGCTGGTGATCAACACCGACGTCACCGAAAAGAAACAGATGGAGGTCCAGTTCTTTCGCGCCCAGCGCATGGGCAGCATCGGCACCCTCGCCGGCGGCATCGCGCACGACCTCAATAACGTCCTCGGCCCCATCATCATGGGCGTCGATCTCATGAAAGTCCGCGCCACCGATCCACAGGACATCAACATTCTCAACCTCATGGAAATGAGCGGCCAGCGCGGAGTGGACCTCGTGCGGCAAGTGCTCTTTTTCGCCCGCGGCATCGAGGGACGGCGCGGCTCGGTGAGTGCGATCCAACTCGTTCGCGACCTCGAAACCATCGCCTGCGAGACGTTTCCCAAATCCATCACCATCGAAGTCGAAGCTCCCGAGGACACGTGGAATATGCCGGGCGACAAAACGCAGTTTCACCAGGTGCTGCTGAATCTCTGCGTGAATGCCCGCGACGCGATGCCTGCTGGCGGACGCCTGCGCATCAGCGCGCACAATCGCCAGATCGACGAACAATTTGCCGCCACGCAGCTCACCTGCCACCCGGGCTCCTACGTCGCACTCGAAGTCAGCGACACCGGCATCGGCATGGCACCCGAGGTCGTCGCGCGGATGTTCGAGCCGTTTTTCACCACCAAGGAACTCGGCCACGGCACCGGGCTTGGGCTTTCCACGACCGACTCAATCATCAAAAATCACGGCGGCTTCGTCATCGTGCAGAGCGAGCCGGGTAAGGGCACCACGTTTCAAGTCTTTCTGCCTGCCGAAATAGCCCCCATTGAAATAGGAGACCCGGCCATTCCATTGGATCTCCCCCGTGGCAACGGCGAGCTTATTCTCATCATCGACGACGAGGCATCCATCCGCTCCATCACCGGGGAAACGCTGGCCGCCTTCGGCTATCGCACGCTCAGCGCGAGCGACGGCGCGGAAGGTGTGGCCACCTATGCGCAGCACGCGGGCGAGATCGCCGTCGTGCTGACCGACATGATGATGCCCGTGATGGGTGGCGCGGCGACGGTGCGCGTGTTGCTCCGGCTCGATCCGCAGGTGCAGATCATCATCGCCAGCGGGTCGAGTTCGAAAACCATGGAAGCCGAGGTCGCCGAGATGGGGGTGAAGTTTTTCATGCCCAAACCCTACAACGCCGAGACCCTCCTCCAGACGCTGCACCAGTTGCTGCATCCGAAGGATTGAGAGTCGAAGCCGGGCGACTGCTTTCCAGGGAGTGGCAGTCGAGTTAGGTTCTAATCTTTCTCATCCCACCCGGAGTCGGGCATGTCGTCGGGGCTGGGGAGTGTGGCGATGGTTTTGCCGTCCTGATCGTAGGCGACGATGCAACCGCCCGCCTCGGTGGCTCCGGCGATGAGGCCGTTGGTGCCGCCCCATTTCAGGTTGAGACCGCCGCCGTCGAGCTTGCTTTGCAAAGTGGCGCGCTCGATGCCGAGTTCGCTTAAAACCGTCAGGCGTCCGCCTTCCTCGCCGGTGCCGAGGCCGAGTTGCGTGGTACCGTCGCTGCCTGCGAAGAGGCCGACGCCGCCGTTGGGTCCAGCGTAGAGATTGATCGCGGGGGTGTTGTCGGGGTTGGTGAGGAGGAAGCCGATGTGGTTTTTGTCGGCGGTGGGTCCGATGACGGCCTGGATGTGCTCCTGGTGCGAGAGGAAAAAGGAGCCGCCCTCGGCGCTGACTTGCAACGCTGCCCGGTGTTCCCCTCCGCTGGCGACGAAGCCGGCGCCGTTTGCGGTGGCGGTGACAACGGCTTTTCCGCTGCCGCTGCCGTGGGTGAGTTCGATGTGACCCGACTCGTTTTTGATATGGAGCTGGGCCATGGCCCCGGTTTTTGTGGAGGTGATTTCCACGAGGCCGCCATTTGCGTCGCTGCCGAGTTCGAGGACGACCTTTCTCTCGCCGGTGCCGAAGCGCATGTTGCCGCTGCCGTCGGGCAGGGCCATCATGCTGATGCCGTTGCCACCGCGATCTCCGGCGTCCTCGCCCATGAAAACCATGCTGCCGCTCTTCGAGGCCATGAGAGTGATGCCAGCGTCCTTGCTGCCCGGCGGATAAAGCAGCAAGCCGTTGCCGGAGGGCGACGGTATGAGGATAATGGCGCGGTCGCCCTCTGCGCTGGTGACGCCAATGGTGCCGGCGTTTTCGTTGGTGGTGCTCATGCGGGCGATCATGTGCATCTCGGCGTTGAGGATGCCGACCTCGCCTTTTTCGTTGCCGGAATGCATGACGACACGCGGTGAGCCGTCCGGTGCGCAGACGCTCACGACTCCTGCGTCGGCGATGCCCTTGATGCCGGCCCGTGGAATGCCGCCGGGCGAATGCACGAGGAGGTTGCCGTGCCCATCGGGATCGGTCTGCATGTGGACGGTGGCGTGCCCGTCGTTGCCGTAAAGGGTGATTTCGCCAAAGTTTTCCGCGGCGCGGAGGACTAGCCGGCGTTTCTCGTCGTCGCCGCGAAAAACGAGATAGGGTCCGCTGTCAGCGACTCCAAAGTAAGCGAGGGTGCGGCGTTCCTGGTCGAGAATGTTCAGGCTGTGCGTGTGGAGATCGTTGCAGGTGATGGCGCGGCGGGTGATTTTTCCCTCGTCGTCCTTGGTGATGTGGAGGATGCCGTTGAGCAGCGTGCGCAACTCGGCAACTTCGGCTTTCAGTTTCTCAAACTCAGCGGGATCGACGGTGTTCATGAGAATGCCAGATGTAGGCTGCGCGCGGAGTTTGGTCGAAGAGATTCGGGGGTATTTTCAACTTTCATCGAACATAACGAGTCAGATCGCACTCTAACTCCTCGCTATGTTTTACGGACTCTTTCTCTTTGCTGGAACCATGCTGCTGTCGCTCTGGGCGATGTGGCGGGTGAAAAGCGTTTACAATCGCTACAGCCAGATGCGCTGCGCCTCGGGCGTGACGGGGGCGCAAGTCGCGCAAGCCATTCTTACGAAATCCGGGATCAGCGATGTGGAAATCGTGCCACTGAATGAGCAGATGGGCGACCATTACGATCCAACTCAAAAACGGCTCGTGCTCTCCGAGGCGAACTATTACGGACAGTCGCCTGCGGCTCTCGGCGTGGCGGCGCACGAGTGCGGCCACGCGATTCAACATCAGCAGGCCTACGCGCCGCTGCATCTGCGGATGGCGGCGGTGACGGCGACGAATTTTGCGAGTCAGATTGTCATGATCCTGCCACTGATCGGCTTGATGACCGGAATGTTTCGCGGGCAGACGATGATCCTCATTATGGCCATTGCCTGGGGCGTGATCATGGTCTTCAACCTCATCACGCTGCCAGTCGAGTTTGATGCGTCTCGCCGCGCAAAAATCCTGCTGGGCGACATGGGTTACATCGGCACGGCGGACGAAATGCTGGGCGTCAAACGCGTTCTCAACGCCGCAGGCTGGACCTACGTGGCGGCGTTCATAACGTCGCTCGCCTACTTCCTCTGGTATCTGCTGCCGATGCTGACTGGCGGACGGCGCAACAACTAACAGCCGACTAACATTTCGATCTAACTCGACTCACGGCCGAGTTAGACTTCCACGGTGTCGCCAAACTCGATGCCCAAGTTTTTGGCCAGCCGGGTGAGCGTGGGGGAGATCGGGCGCTTTCTCGAAAGCACCTTCTCAAGATCGACCAATGTTACTTTTCCATCGCGCAACGACGTCATCGTGCCGGTCTCGCTTTGCAGCAAACCCATCACCGCCAGCTCGCCCATGCGCGTGGCCAGCATTCGATCGTAATGACTCGGGCTTCCCCCGCGCTGGACGTGACCCAGCACCGTGCGGCGCACTTCCTGTTGCAGCATGTTTTCACCGCCGACTTCCTTCATTTTATTGATGAGTTCCTCGGCAGAGCAAACGCCCTCGGCGAGAATGATGAGACTGCTTTTTTGCCTTTTGGCGTAGCGCTTCGCCAGCATCTCCAGAATGCGCGGCATATTATAGCGATACTCGGGAATAACGGCCACCTCGGCCCCGCATGAAATGGCGGTGGTGAGCGCCAGATAACCGCTCCCCCGGCCCATGACCTCGACGAGAAAGCAGCGGCTGTGCGAGCGGGCGGTGTCTTTGATCTTGTCGATCATCTCGACAATCGTGTTGCAGGCTGTATCCACGCCGACGCCCATTTGAGTTCCATAGATATCGTTGTCGATCGTGCCGGGAATGCCGACGATGGGAAATCCGAGTTGCGTGAGCTTGAGCGCGCCAGTCAATGATCCATCACCGCCGATAACGACCAATCCCTCGACGTTTTGCGCGCGCAATTTCCGCACCGCCTCCGCCTGCCCCTCGGGCGTCATCATGCGCTGGCAGCGGCTGGTATGCAGGACGGTGCCGCCACGCTCAAGGAGTCCGCTCAAAGTCTCACTGGTTAGATCCACAATTTCGTCGTCGAAAATACCGTCATAGCCATTCTGATAACCCAGGGCGCGGTAGCCCTGGCGGATCGCGATGTGGGCAACGGCGCGCACGGCTGGGTTCATGCCGGGCGAATCGCCGCCGGATGTTAGGACGGCGATGGAGCGGGCGTGTTGGGATAGATTCATGGCAGAAATAAAAGCGGCGAAATGAGAGAGATTTGTTTGAACAGTGGCTTGGTTAGGTGGTCAAAGAATACAGGTTAAGGCGATTCGGGTCGTAGCACGTTTATTTTAGTGTTTCCTTGGTTTCATCGTGCGCGGCCCGAATCAATTTTCGAAGCGGATGTTGGAGGAACTCGGGAGAGTGTCAAGACTGGTGATGCGTGCTTCTCGCATCCATTTTCCCGTGGTGCTGGATTTGGTTCAGACTGCTGGTTACTGGTCGCGCGTTCTGGCGATTATTGGGCAACGGCGGATTTCCTTGCCCCGGCAGCACGGATGGCACGCGCGCTGCTATTCCTAGAGTACCAAGATGAAAGTCTCTTGGATCGAAAATCAAAAAGATAGCGAACTCATTCGTGCCTGGGTCGAACTCGTCGATCCGGTCTGCAAAAACGAAGGCGAAACCTGGCAATACATGGCCTCCGAACACCACGGCCACTGGCAGCATGTTTTCCGGCATCGCTGCCATCCGGCCACGGGCGAAGTTATGTTTGTCCGCGTGCCTGCCGACGCGAAATGGCAGCCCGGCTGGTGCCAGGAAGTCGAGTGAGTTTGAGCGTAATCTAACTGTCTGTCCTGCCCGGCTCGC is part of the Chthoniobacterales bacterium genome and harbors:
- a CDS encoding TIM barrel protein; translation: MILPGLCSVTFRQFEPQKIIELGSAAGLRAIEWGGDIHVPHGDEDAAKRVRDLTAAAGLQVSSYGSYYRAAGTDVSFDATLRSAVALGAKTIRVWAGNVPSVEASPELVASIVDDLKTCVALGAENDVSIALEFHDGTLTDGNEAALRLLDAVPGVSIIWQPKTLFDVDYRREGLEKLLPRVSNLHVFQWAKDFSRLPLADGASEWKSYLVLVNTLPGDRFALMEFVAADSPEAFLADAAILLQLLS
- a CDS encoding DUF3820 family protein; the protein is MSLEENIADWIREDLSEIIGGRMPFGKFGPKFFPPVGVPLYDLPVEYLEWFAKKGFPKGRLGELLKIVHQLKVDGCDEIFDATRRRRGGRTSLRPASEKPMIHP
- a CDS encoding carbon starvation CstA family protein → MFPRIFRSLGWMLVALAALFAVGLLALHRGETINAVWLVVAGVCTMMIAYRFHSKWLAVKVLEVDEHRAPPAVRLRDGKDFVPTHRWMVFGHHFAAIAGPGPLVGITSRSCSRRCSF
- a CDS encoding carbon starvation CstA 5TM domain-containing protein; this encodes MTPERAVLAFCLGTTLLIKMGKTRYLWVTLVPLVFMVAVTFAAGWEKLFSPDPRIGFLAGANLNLQKIGDLKAATVALNYRIDAVVTAGFLLATLIVITGCAWTWIRLLTGGLHSPMNESPSVRLSALAE
- a CDS encoding ATP-binding protein, producing the protein MEEFFRKLFDTTDFPARWHCGNWSDFLGWLYILSDLAIFAAYVAIPLAIVFFIFVRRQKIVFPTLYWFFAAFILSCGLTHLIDATIFWHPWYRLSALVKFITALASWSTVILILRSLPHALALPGAALLNNQLKREIEERKRAATALQASTTQLKLAMEHSRLGDWSWNPATDLTVFSERGCEIFGLPPGKIETWANILTKLHPDDRERAVLAVQTAVEQHGDYDIEYRVLHDGGREAWVSARGRAEYDSDGKVTVMLGTVQDITERKLIEHERERLLAGERHARSEAERAGLMKDEFLATLSHELRTPLNAILGWTHLLKNETDEEQRQQGLAVIERNTRVQSQLVDDLLDMNKIITGKIGLVVQRIHLRDVIQAALDSVRLSAQPKNITFEAHLDANAHLVMGDPSRLQQIIWNLLTNAIKFTPVDGRVEIRLENAGDSVEISVTDSGAGISPEFLPHVFDRFRQADSSITRKHGGLGLGLAIVKNLAEIHGGSVSAESAGDGLGSTFRLRLPAASEETSRTSMSELASSPLVEPVAALPRPWAGLDRTRVLLVENDADSLALLTQVLKKEGATVHATGSGAEALAELEKRSFDLIISDIGMPEMDGFALIEKLRRWPATKNGAIPAIALTAFARPEDRDRALACGFNVFLSKPVDPTDLLNVASRCIATPPER
- a CDS encoding DUF3341 domain-containing protein, which codes for MNKAVFGIAKNFDQANTIVIDLQESGFPTSDISILAPDTEGRHDFGHVKETKAPEGIATGASTGGVIGGVLGLLAGIGALAIPGVGPFIAAGPIMGALSGLGIGAATGGIVGGLVGAGIPEFEARLYEEKLKNGHYLISVHAHDDKELERAKELFKNDGAEDISTTYMHNVEKNDRITTNS
- a CDS encoding BON domain-containing protein, encoding MKTLLSTLVALSLVGVVYAEDNTNKAVPTTNSDTTAPGVSSADKSAEDQPDAPKDKDNTAQNQRDKSGETLTPEDQSNTPEDIQLTAAIRRSLVKDDALSMNAKNIKVITIQGAVTLRGTVNSEDEKNKIAATAKGVQGIKELKNELEVKKD
- a CDS encoding PAS domain S-box protein, translating into MKVIPQLLRALLVAESNEDATPLIEALKRGGYEPDWERVETETALRKALVSKEWDVVFCDYSMPDLDARRTLRILRETGDTLTAIVVSGQAGEEVAVEAMRLGANDFVLKNNIERIVPAIERELAASILRRERQAATIALRESEERHRVLFDRSPLPMWVYDPKTLNYLAVNEMAVREYGYTREEYLAMSLRDLRLPEDVAELLQSFSSMKNDSDYLPQATRRHRKKDGTIIIVEIADQAITFNGVTARVVQAADITEARRAADQIREQAALLDHAQDAIVVQNLEGDITYWNKSAERVFGWTAEEALGRKAPELLYENPVIYHEAFDATLLDGDWVGEVRKLTKTGGQVLVAARWTLLRNDSGEPQAVLVINTDVTEKKQMEVQFFRAQRMGSIGTLAGGIAHDLNNVLGPIIMGVDLMKVRATDPQDINILNLMEMSGQRGVDLVRQVLFFARGIEGRRGSVSAIQLVRDLETIACETFPKSITIEVEAPEDTWNMPGDKTQFHQVLLNLCVNARDAMPAGGRLRISAHNRQIDEQFAATQLTCHPGSYVALEVSDTGIGMAPEVVARMFEPFFTTKELGHGTGLGLSTTDSIIKNHGGFVIVQSEPGKGTTFQVFLPAEIAPIEIGDPAIPLDLPRGNGELILIIDDEASIRSITGETLAAFGYRTLSASDGAEGVATYAQHAGEIAVVLTDMMMPVMGGAATVRVLLRLDPQVQIIIASGSSSKTMEAEVAEMGVKFFMPKPYNAETLLQTLHQLLHPKD
- a CDS encoding zinc metallopeptidase, translating into MFYGLFLFAGTMLLSLWAMWRVKSVYNRYSQMRCASGVTGAQVAQAILTKSGISDVEIVPLNEQMGDHYDPTQKRLVLSEANYYGQSPAALGVAAHECGHAIQHQQAYAPLHLRMAAVTATNFASQIVMILPLIGLMTGMFRGQTMILIMAIAWGVIMVFNLITLPVEFDASRRAKILLGDMGYIGTADEMLGVKRVLNAAGWTYVAAFITSLAYFLWYLLPMLTGGRRNN
- a CDS encoding ATP-dependent 6-phosphofructokinase, with protein sequence MNLSQHARSIAVLTSGGDSPGMNPAVRAVAHIAIRQGYRALGYQNGYDGIFDDEIVDLTSETLSGLLERGGTVLHTSRCQRMMTPEGQAEAVRKLRAQNVEGLVVIGGDGSLTGALKLTQLGFPIVGIPGTIDNDIYGTQMGVGVDTACNTIVEMIDKIKDTARSHSRCFLVEVMGRGSGYLALTTAISCGAEVAVIPEYRYNMPRILEMLAKRYAKRQKSSLIILAEGVCSAEELINKMKEVGGENMLQQEVRRTVLGHVQRGGSPSHYDRMLATRMGELAVMGLLQSETGTMTSLRDGKVTLVDLEKVLSRKRPISPTLTRLAKNLGIEFGDTVEV